A portion of the Micromonospora vinacea genome contains these proteins:
- a CDS encoding DEAD/DEAH box helicase: MLVIHGLWLPGESSTGGLAVWAEDSTAPIPAARSGRPARERQHPFAAGHTDLAAALADTAEPTRPDTALLTLPTLAGAPTDSPELIRATVAPAARGRLTVAGWRVPILVYAPDDALSLLQALDDIPAVPGATLRHLAELADFAADLVTRGRVLPGVRTTTGDQPPGGAAMSGDQTAGRQTAGAGVTAASGAAEQVPAQAVWRPLLTGTDAAWARALALALPPAARAAVLPPATELTAAALVADALDALTDAAARAALATTTLARGLRPGGPAPAWLAALAGPQRDFTIDPAGLAALAAELDAWQRDAAGGPVRASFRLVEPAPDEVTEPILATRAVPADSAPVPVPAENVPVPVGSAGGGRWRLEFGLQAADEPGLHVDAAEIWRAPHTLGGLAGRTASPQETLLAELGRASRLWPDLDAALRTAAPEAMELDVEGAHRFLSAGAPVLHAAGFGVLLPSWWQRPSARLGARLKARSRTAPGTVGGADAGVGLDALVDYRWEIALGDQPLSAEELATLAEMKTPLVRLRGRWVELDPGRLAAGLRLLRSSGELTVADLLRLGLADGDATGALPVLEVTADGALGDLLAGAVERRLTPLDPPPGFQGTLRPYQQRGLAWLAFLRSLGLGGVLADDMGLGKTVQLLALLAGDPPEAGPTLLVCPMSLVGNWQREAARFTPGLRVHVHHGAERARGAEFTAAAHGADLVLTTYSVAARDAADLAGIDWHRVVVDEAQAIKNASTRQAEAVRALPARQRVAVTGTPVENRLADLWSIMQFANPGLLGPAATFRKRFAEPIERHGDAEAAERLRRITGPFVLRRLKTDSSIISDLPEKLEMEVLCNLTAEQAALYRVVVDDMLARIETSDGIERRGLVLATMTRLKQVCNHPAQLLRDGSPLEGRSGKLARLTEILEEVLAAGERALLFTQYAEFGAMLRGHLSARFGREVLFLHGGLGKAERDALVQRFQSAEGPPLFVLSLKAGGTGLTLTAANHVVHVDRWWNPAVEDQATDRAFRIGQRRRVQVRKFVCAGTVEEKVAALIADKRSLAERVVGTGEQWITELSTGQLRDLFALEAGAVVE, encoded by the coding sequence GTGCTGGTCATCCACGGGCTGTGGTTGCCCGGCGAGAGCTCGACCGGCGGCCTCGCCGTCTGGGCCGAGGACAGCACCGCACCGATTCCCGCTGCGCGTTCGGGCCGACCGGCCCGGGAACGCCAGCACCCCTTCGCCGCCGGGCACACCGACCTCGCCGCCGCCCTCGCCGACACCGCCGAGCCGACCCGGCCGGACACCGCGCTGCTCACCCTGCCCACCCTGGCGGGCGCGCCGACCGACTCACCCGAGCTGATCCGGGCCACCGTCGCACCCGCGGCCCGCGGCCGGCTCACAGTGGCCGGGTGGCGGGTCCCCATCCTGGTGTACGCCCCGGACGACGCCCTGTCGCTGCTACAAGCCCTGGACGACATCCCGGCGGTGCCCGGTGCCACCCTGCGGCACCTCGCCGAGCTGGCCGACTTCGCCGCCGACCTGGTGACCCGTGGCCGCGTCCTCCCCGGCGTGCGCACGACGACGGGCGACCAGCCGCCCGGCGGGGCCGCGATGTCGGGCGACCAGACGGCAGGCCGCCAGACGGCCGGCGCCGGCGTCACGGCGGCGTCGGGTGCTGCCGAGCAGGTGCCCGCGCAGGCGGTGTGGCGTCCGCTGCTGACCGGCACCGACGCCGCCTGGGCGCGGGCGCTGGCGCTGGCCCTGCCACCCGCCGCCCGAGCCGCAGTCCTGCCGCCCGCTACCGAGCTGACCGCCGCCGCGCTGGTCGCGGATGCGCTCGACGCGCTGACCGACGCCGCCGCGCGGGCTGCGCTGGCGACCACCACGCTGGCCCGAGGGCTGCGCCCGGGCGGCCCGGCACCGGCCTGGTTGGCCGCGCTCGCCGGCCCGCAGCGGGACTTCACCATCGACCCGGCCGGGTTGGCCGCCCTCGCCGCCGAACTGGACGCGTGGCAGCGCGACGCCGCCGGTGGCCCGGTGCGGGCCAGTTTCCGCCTGGTGGAACCGGCCCCCGACGAGGTCACCGAACCGATCCTGGCCACCCGGGCGGTGCCCGCCGACAGCGCGCCGGTGCCGGTGCCCGCCGAGAACGTGCCGGTGCCGGTCGGGTCGGCCGGCGGCGGGCGCTGGCGGCTGGAGTTCGGGTTGCAGGCCGCGGACGAGCCCGGCCTGCACGTCGACGCCGCGGAGATCTGGCGGGCGCCGCACACGCTCGGCGGCCTGGCCGGCCGGACCGCCAGCCCGCAGGAGACGCTCCTCGCCGAGCTGGGCCGGGCCAGCCGGCTCTGGCCGGACCTGGACGCCGCGCTGCGGACCGCCGCCCCGGAGGCGATGGAACTGGACGTCGAGGGGGCGCACCGGTTCCTCAGCGCGGGCGCCCCGGTGCTGCACGCTGCCGGTTTCGGGGTGCTGCTGCCGTCGTGGTGGCAGCGTCCGTCGGCGCGCCTGGGTGCTCGACTGAAGGCGCGCAGCCGTACCGCGCCGGGCACTGTGGGTGGCGCCGATGCCGGGGTCGGTCTGGACGCCCTGGTCGACTACCGCTGGGAGATCGCGCTCGGGGACCAGCCGCTCTCCGCCGAGGAGTTGGCAACGCTGGCCGAGATGAAGACCCCGCTGGTACGGCTGCGCGGCCGGTGGGTGGAACTGGACCCGGGGCGGCTCGCCGCCGGCCTCCGCCTGCTCCGCTCCTCGGGCGAGTTGACAGTCGCCGACCTGCTCCGGCTCGGGCTGGCCGACGGCGACGCCACCGGCGCGCTGCCGGTGCTGGAGGTGACAGCCGACGGGGCGCTGGGCGACCTGCTCGCCGGCGCGGTCGAGCGGCGGCTCACCCCGCTGGACCCGCCGCCGGGCTTTCAGGGAACGCTGCGGCCGTACCAGCAGCGCGGGCTGGCCTGGCTGGCCTTCCTGCGCTCGCTCGGCCTGGGTGGTGTGCTCGCCGACGACATGGGGCTGGGCAAGACTGTGCAACTGCTCGCGCTGCTCGCCGGGGACCCGCCGGAGGCCGGGCCGACCCTGCTGGTCTGTCCGATGTCGCTGGTCGGCAACTGGCAGCGGGAGGCGGCGCGGTTCACCCCGGGGCTGCGGGTGCACGTACACCATGGTGCCGAGCGGGCGCGGGGGGCGGAGTTCACAGCGGCCGCGCACGGCGCGGACCTGGTCCTCACCACCTACTCGGTGGCTGCCCGCGACGCCGCCGACCTGGCCGGCATCGACTGGCACCGGGTGGTGGTGGACGAGGCGCAGGCGATCAAGAACGCGTCGACCCGGCAGGCCGAGGCGGTTCGCGCGCTGCCCGCCCGGCAACGGGTGGCGGTGACCGGTACGCCGGTGGAGAACCGCCTCGCCGACCTCTGGTCGATCATGCAGTTCGCCAACCCGGGCCTGCTCGGGCCGGCCGCGACGTTCCGCAAGCGGTTCGCCGAGCCGATCGAGCGGCACGGCGACGCCGAGGCCGCGGAGCGGCTACGCCGGATCACCGGCCCGTTCGTGTTGCGCCGGCTCAAGACCGACTCGTCGATCATCTCGGACCTGCCGGAGAAGCTGGAGATGGAGGTGCTCTGCAACCTCACCGCCGAGCAGGCCGCGCTGTACCGGGTGGTGGTCGACGACATGCTCGCCCGGATCGAGACCAGCGACGGCATCGAGCGTCGCGGCCTGGTGCTGGCCACCATGACCCGGCTCAAGCAGGTCTGCAACCACCCCGCCCAGCTGCTGCGCGACGGCTCGCCGCTGGAGGGCCGCTCCGGAAAGCTGGCCCGGCTCACCGAGATCCTGGAGGAGGTGTTGGCGGCGGGGGAGCGGGCGCTGCTCTTCACCCAGTACGCCGAGTTCGGTGCGATGTTGCGCGGTCACCTGTCGGCGCGGTTCGGCCGGGAGGTGCTGTTCCTGCACGGTGGTCTCGGCAAGGCCGAGCGGGACGCCCTGGTGCAGCGTTTCCAGTCGGCGGAGGGTCCGCCGCTGTTCGTCCTGTCACTCAAGGCCGGCGGCACCGGGTTGACCCTGACCGCCGCGAACCACGTCGTGCACGTGGACCGGTGGTGGAACCCGGCGGTCGAGGACCAGGCCACCGACCGGGCGTTCCGGATCGGGCAGCGCCGACGTGTGCAGGTCCGCAAGTTCGTCTGCGCCGGCACGGTCGAGGAGAAGGTGGCCGCGCTGATCGCCGACAAGCGCAGCCTCGCCGAGCGGGTGGTCGGCACCGGCGAACAGTGGATCACCGAGCTGTCCACCGGCCAGCTGCGGGACCTGTTCGCCCTGGAAGCCGGCGCGGTGGTGGAGTGA
- a CDS encoding DinB family protein, translated as MEQTIDPTLGPVLARTGDERAVLTSFLDFHRAVLLRKLRGLSDADARRRLVPSATTLVGLVKHLTLVERNWFPTLLAPEPGDVYLTSEEDAVASFTLDEQETIVGLTEAYERACARSREVAASVDLDHVVPHPQLGEVSVRWILVHMIEETARHAGHADILRELTDGECGAL; from the coding sequence ATGGAGCAGACGATCGATCCCACGCTCGGTCCGGTGCTCGCCCGCACCGGCGACGAGCGCGCCGTCCTGACCTCGTTCCTCGACTTCCACCGGGCCGTGCTGCTGCGCAAACTGCGCGGTCTCTCCGACGCCGACGCCCGCCGCCGGCTGGTGCCCTCGGCGACCACGCTCGTCGGGCTGGTCAAGCACCTGACCCTGGTCGAGCGGAACTGGTTCCCGACCCTGCTTGCCCCCGAGCCCGGCGACGTCTACCTGACCTCGGAGGAGGACGCCGTCGCCAGCTTCACGCTCGACGAGCAGGAGACCATCGTCGGGCTCACCGAGGCGTACGAGCGGGCCTGCGCCCGTTCCCGGGAGGTCGCCGCGAGCGTCGACCTCGACCACGTGGTGCCGCACCCGCAGCTCGGCGAGGTGTCGGTGCGCTGGATCCTGGTGCACATGATCGAGGAGACGGCCCGGCACGCGGGCCACGCCGACATCCTGCGCGAGCTGACCGACGGCGAGTGCGGCGCACTCTGA
- a CDS encoding DUF3040 domain-containing protein, producing MLSKEDQRRFDQITRQLRESDPAFFNRLDHRARARRGRYLMLLTIVLWASLPAIAVFAGRLTGAICAVVLVANAAIMWRFRRRWT from the coding sequence GCGCAGATTCGACCAGATCACCCGTCAGCTCCGGGAAAGTGACCCGGCCTTCTTCAACCGGCTGGACCATCGGGCCCGGGCCCGCAGGGGCCGCTATCTGATGTTGTTGACCATCGTGCTGTGGGCGTCGCTGCCGGCGATAGCCGTGTTCGCCGGTCGACTGACCGGCGCGATCTGCGCGGTGGTGCTGGTGGCCAACGCGGCGATCATGTGGCGGTTCCGCCGCCGGTGGACGTGA
- a CDS encoding carbohydrate kinase family protein, with protein MIDLLVLGGLGVDVRVRVPALPLPAADSHTVEPIELRIGNTGAGVALAARALGLRVLVVDTLGADPAGELVRAALTRAEVPALLAEHRGGTRRSVNLVDPGGRRTSLYDPRPWQGVPPFPATELAALVRDARHVHLSIMDWVVPLLPAVRAAAPAGVALSTDLHDWDGENTYHRPFAEVADLVLLSTVRLGDRAASLAGTLAPRTVVVTRGADGAELYPGDGTAVPVPPAAPEKPVVDSNGAGDAFAAGLIAARLRGEPLPRAARYAARVAAAACTHDGMEYPPGLLPTG; from the coding sequence GTGATCGATCTGCTGGTTCTTGGCGGGCTCGGGGTGGACGTGCGGGTGCGGGTGCCCGCGCTGCCGCTGCCGGCTGCCGATTCCCACACCGTCGAGCCGATCGAGCTGCGGATCGGCAACACCGGGGCCGGGGTGGCGCTGGCCGCCCGGGCGCTCGGCCTGCGCGTACTGGTTGTCGACACCCTCGGTGCGGACCCGGCCGGTGAGCTGGTCCGGGCGGCGTTGACCCGGGCCGAGGTGCCGGCGCTGCTGGCCGAGCACCGGGGCGGCACCCGCCGATCGGTGAACCTGGTGGACCCGGGCGGGCGGCGCACGTCGTTGTACGACCCGCGCCCATGGCAGGGCGTTCCACCGTTTCCCGCCACCGAGCTGGCCGCGCTGGTCCGCGACGCCCGGCACGTACACCTTTCGATCATGGATTGGGTGGTGCCGTTGCTGCCCGCCGTGCGGGCCGCCGCTCCGGCGGGCGTGGCCCTCTCCACCGACCTGCACGACTGGGACGGCGAGAACACCTACCATCGGCCGTTCGCCGAGGTCGCCGACCTGGTGCTGCTGAGCACGGTGCGGTTGGGCGACCGGGCCGCGTCGCTCGCCGGCACGCTGGCGCCCCGGACGGTGGTGGTGACCCGCGGCGCGGACGGCGCCGAACTGTACCCGGGCGACGGAACGGCGGTGCCCGTGCCGCCCGCCGCCCCGGAAAAGCCGGTGGTGGACAGCAACGGGGCCGGCGACGCCTTCGCGGCCGGCCTGATCGCCGCCCGGTTGCGCGGCGAGCCACTGCCGCGTGCCGCCCGGTATGCGGCGCGGGTTGCCGCTGCGGCCTGCACGCATGACGGGATGGAGTACCCGCCGGGCCTGTTGCCCACCGGTTGA
- a CDS encoding GNAT family N-acetyltransferase: protein MELTLTPMTAQELDRLLGSLEQGYAEDLVAHRGMTPEAALERSVSKIRESLPAGAATDGALLRVGRIGDTEVGWIWVTVPTAAAPEQAWIHNIEVHEEHRGHGYARRMIQLIEAELTQLGVPELGLNVFGTNAVAIGLYRSLGFEVTSQQMAKRLTPAS, encoded by the coding sequence GTGGAGTTGACGTTGACGCCGATGACGGCCCAGGAGCTGGACCGCCTGCTGGGGTCACTGGAGCAGGGGTACGCCGAGGACCTGGTGGCGCACCGGGGGATGACCCCGGAGGCGGCCCTGGAACGGTCGGTCAGCAAGATTCGGGAGTCGCTGCCGGCGGGCGCGGCCACCGACGGGGCGCTGCTGCGGGTGGGCCGGATCGGTGACACCGAGGTCGGCTGGATCTGGGTGACAGTGCCGACGGCCGCTGCCCCGGAACAGGCGTGGATCCACAACATCGAGGTGCACGAGGAACACCGGGGACACGGGTACGCGCGGCGGATGATCCAGCTCATCGAGGCCGAACTCACCCAGCTCGGCGTGCCCGAGCTGGGGCTGAACGTCTTCGGTACGAACGCCGTGGCGATCGGCCTCTACCGCAGTCTGGGCTTCGAGGTCACCTCGCAGCAGATGGCGAAGCGCCTCACCCCGGCGAGCTGA
- a CDS encoding polysaccharide pyruvyl transferase family protein, whose amino-acid sequence MTHGAGLTIGVLGSYGGRNLGDEAILTGLLTDLRTQEPNARIIVFSRNPEHTRAAHPDVEAVPWEGVSRTDSALVLAQLDLLILGGGGILYDREARRYLRVVRVAQERGLPLITYAVGVGPLSDGVDTGMVRETLSSAIQVTVRDQESRMVLEEAGLLNPITVTADPAFLLQPEEFPAHLLAEEGVPVGKRLVGISVREPGRAAERLDVDGYHRLLAQIGDFLVHRIDAYVLFVPMERDDIRHAHGVLSHMVAAERGRILHGTYSPQQVLGLMRHFDLAVGMRLHFLIFAAMVGTPFLPLPYAGKVFDLAQRLGVPALRGVEREVEGPLLAEVDRLWDEREQRAEATARRVAEVCDQARGTSEVTRGVLESLRSQSFTRV is encoded by the coding sequence ATGACGCACGGCGCCGGACTGACCATCGGTGTGCTGGGCTCGTACGGTGGGCGAAACCTCGGCGACGAGGCGATCCTCACCGGCCTGCTCACCGATCTGCGTACACAGGAACCGAACGCCCGGATCATCGTCTTCTCCCGGAACCCGGAGCACACCCGAGCCGCCCACCCGGATGTCGAAGCGGTGCCCTGGGAGGGCGTGAGCCGTACCGACTCGGCCCTGGTCCTGGCCCAGCTCGACCTGCTCATCCTGGGCGGCGGTGGCATCCTCTACGACCGGGAGGCCCGCCGCTACCTGCGGGTGGTCCGGGTCGCCCAGGAGCGGGGCCTGCCCCTGATCACGTACGCGGTGGGGGTCGGGCCGCTCAGCGACGGGGTGGACACCGGCATGGTCCGGGAGACGCTCTCCAGCGCGATCCAGGTGACCGTCCGGGACCAGGAGTCCCGGATGGTGCTGGAGGAGGCCGGCCTGCTGAACCCCATCACCGTCACCGCGGACCCGGCGTTCCTCCTGCAACCCGAGGAGTTCCCGGCCCACCTGCTGGCCGAGGAGGGTGTGCCGGTCGGCAAGCGGTTGGTCGGGATCAGCGTGCGGGAGCCGGGCCGCGCCGCCGAACGCCTCGACGTGGACGGTTACCACCGGCTGCTGGCCCAGATCGGTGACTTCCTGGTGCACCGGATCGACGCGTACGTGCTGTTCGTGCCGATGGAGCGCGACGACATTCGACATGCCCACGGGGTGCTGTCGCACATGGTCGCCGCCGAGCGGGGTCGAATCCTGCACGGCACCTACTCTCCGCAGCAGGTGCTGGGGTTGATGCGCCACTTCGACCTGGCCGTCGGCATGCGCCTGCACTTCCTGATCTTCGCGGCGATGGTCGGTACGCCGTTCCTGCCCCTGCCGTACGCCGGCAAGGTCTTCGACCTTGCCCAACGGCTCGGTGTGCCGGCGCTACGCGGCGTGGAACGCGAGGTCGAGGGGCCGCTGCTGGCCGAGGTCGACCGACTGTGGGACGAGCGGGAGCAACGCGCCGAGGCCACCGCACGGCGGGTGGCTGAGGTGTGCGATCAGGCGCGGGGCACCTCGGAGGTCACCCGCGGCGTGTTGGAGAGCCTGCGCAGCCAGTCCTTCACCCGGGTCTGA
- a CDS encoding SWIM zinc finger family protein: protein MSTDRFADYGRPRRVDGGLRARSARGAIGRSWWSRRFLEVLESFALGTRLTRGRSYARAGQVLTLDIGPGRVSAVVQGSRPQPYQVSIALEPFPAALWSRIEDELAGQAFFSARLLAGDLPDELEELFAAVGAPLFPTAVDELTQRCNCPDFAVPCKHLAATFYLLAEAFDADPFELLHWRGRSRAELLDALRARRAATTGAALPADPPSEPDGVVSTVESPAPVGAARALAGLSATPLAETADRFWSAPVPLPDRPPRLVTGTDLLLRQLGAPAPAIGGPGLLERLRRAYRAFGPADR, encoded by the coding sequence GTGAGCACGGACCGGTTCGCCGACTACGGACGTCCGCGTCGGGTCGACGGGGGCCTGCGGGCGCGCAGCGCCCGGGGCGCGATCGGCCGGTCCTGGTGGTCGCGGCGTTTCCTGGAGGTGTTGGAGTCGTTCGCGCTCGGCACCCGGCTGACCCGGGGCCGGTCGTACGCGAGGGCCGGTCAGGTGCTCACCCTCGACATCGGACCCGGGCGGGTCAGCGCGGTGGTGCAGGGTTCCCGGCCGCAGCCGTACCAGGTGTCGATCGCGCTGGAGCCGTTCCCGGCGGCGCTCTGGTCCCGAATCGAGGACGAGCTGGCCGGGCAGGCGTTCTTCAGCGCCCGGCTGCTCGCCGGGGACCTCCCCGACGAGTTGGAGGAGCTGTTCGCCGCCGTCGGCGCGCCGCTCTTCCCGACCGCCGTGGACGAGTTGACCCAGCGCTGCAACTGCCCCGACTTCGCGGTGCCGTGCAAGCACCTCGCGGCGACGTTCTACCTGTTGGCCGAGGCGTTCGACGCCGACCCGTTCGAGCTGCTGCACTGGCGCGGCCGGTCCCGCGCGGAGTTGCTCGACGCACTCCGCGCCCGGCGGGCCGCGACCACCGGTGCCGCCCTGCCAGCCGACCCACCGTCCGAACCGGATGGTGTCGTGTCGACAGTGGAGTCCCCGGCGCCGGTCGGCGCCGCCCGCGCGCTCGCCGGGCTGTCGGCGACGCCGCTGGCGGAGACGGCGGATCGCTTCTGGTCGGCGCCGGTGCCGCTGCCGGATCGGCCGCCCCGACTGGTGACCGGCACCGACCTGCTGCTGCGCCAGCTCGGCGCCCCGGCCCCGGCCATCGGTGGGCCGGGACTGCTCGAACGGTTGCGACGCGCGTACCGGGCGTTCGGCCCGGCCGACCGGTGA